A stretch of Hoplias malabaricus isolate fHopMal1 chromosome 10, fHopMal1.hap1, whole genome shotgun sequence DNA encodes these proteins:
- the stx12l gene encoding syntaxin-12, with protein MSYRSQPRDFSNLIQTCSSNIQKITQNTGQIKTMLFQLGSKPDTPELQDRLQQMQHYTNQLAKETNKHLKELGSLPPPQSPSEQRQQRIQKDRLMNDFSAALNNFQVVQRRAAERERESVARARAGNRLLVDDGSQDEQLVTFEKNENLRQSQSLTEEEPITEDDLELIKERETNIRQLESDIMDVNQIFKDLAVMIHDQGDMIDSIEANVESAEVHVERGAEQLQRAAYYQRKSRKRMCILALVFSLVVTIFAIIIWQAIK; from the exons ATGTCTTACCGCTCCCAGCCACGAGATTTCAGCAACCTTATTCAAACATGCAGCTCCAACATTCAGAAAATTACCCAGAACA CGGGCCAAATCAAAACCATGCTGTTCCAGCTTGGCAGCAAACCAGACACACCTGAACTTCAGGACAGACT TCAGCAGATGCAGCATTACACAAACCAGTTAGCCAAAGAGACCAACAAGCACTTGAAAGAACTGGGCTCTCTACCTCCACCTCAATCTCCATCAGAGCAG AGGCAGCAGAGGATTCAAAAGGACAGACTGATGAATGACTTCTCAGCAGCCCTCAACAACTTCCAGGTGGTCCAGCGTcgagcagcagagagagagagagagtcagtggcCAGGGCTCGTGCAGGCAACCGCCTTCTG GTTGATGATGGCAGTCAAGATGAGCAGCTTGTGACATTTGAAAA aAATGAAAACTTGAGACAGAGTCAAAGCCTGACTGAAGAAGAGCCCATCACAGAAGATGACCTGGAATTGATAAAGGAGAGGGAAACCAACATCAGGCAGCTAGAG TCAGATATAATGGATGTGAATCAGATCTTCAAGGATTTAGCTGTTATGATTCATGACCAAGGTGATATGATAG acagcataGAGGCGAACGTGGAGAGTGCCGAGGTGCATGTGGAGCGTGGAGCTGAGCAACTTCAACGTGCGGCTTACTATCAG AGAAAATCACGCAAGAGGATGTGTATTCTGGCCCTGGTGTTTTCTTTGGTGGTAACCATTTTTGCGATAATTATTTGGCAGGCTATCAAATGA